The following coding sequences lie in one Polluticoccus soli genomic window:
- a CDS encoding UDP-N-acetylmuramoyl-tripeptide--D-alanyl-D-alanine ligase: MIIQELYNIYLAHLSVQTDTRKLRQGDIFFALKGPNFNGNTYAKQALEQGAAYAVIDDSAYAESDKYIVVDDVLTALQRLAKHHRQQFDIPFIAITGSNGKTTTKELVTTVLKQKFVTYATEGNLNNHIGVPLTLLKIGKDAQMAVIEMGANHQKEIASYCQIALPTHGIITNCGKAHIEGFGGIEGVRKGKGELYDFLRENGGSIFRNTDLDYLKDMANGIADQVTYGSANAQYIGKPIMDDVFLKVAVLSTGAETTLNTQLVGDYNFPNVMVATAVGLHFGIGIDSIKEAIANYSPDNSRSQWLQKGSNKVILDAYNANPTSMRAAIQNFAAAHLTDKMLWLGGMKEMGPDEQKEHKELVDFINQYQWKNVLLVGKEFNGLNGDYQRFDTSAEAAEFVKANQPNDAAILIKGSRGSKMEVLLEALPA, from the coding sequence TTGATTATACAGGAGCTATACAATATCTATCTGGCACATTTATCAGTACAGACAGACACACGCAAGCTTAGGCAAGGCGATATCTTCTTTGCACTGAAAGGACCAAATTTTAATGGAAATACATACGCCAAGCAAGCTTTGGAACAAGGTGCAGCCTATGCTGTAATCGACGATAGCGCTTATGCGGAGAGTGACAAGTACATTGTTGTAGACGATGTACTCACGGCCTTGCAGCGACTGGCTAAGCATCATCGTCAGCAATTTGACATACCCTTCATTGCTATAACCGGCTCTAACGGCAAAACAACTACCAAAGAACTGGTAACCACGGTGCTGAAGCAGAAGTTCGTAACATATGCCACGGAGGGCAATCTCAATAATCATATCGGTGTACCACTCACACTTCTGAAGATCGGCAAGGACGCGCAGATGGCCGTGATAGAGATGGGCGCTAACCACCAAAAGGAAATAGCCAGCTACTGCCAGATAGCTCTGCCTACTCATGGTATCATTACCAACTGTGGGAAAGCGCATATCGAGGGTTTTGGCGGTATTGAGGGCGTGCGTAAAGGCAAGGGCGAACTTTACGACTTTCTGCGCGAGAATGGCGGCTCTATTTTCCGTAATACCGACCTGGACTACCTGAAAGATATGGCTAATGGCATTGCCGACCAGGTAACCTATGGCAGCGCTAATGCCCAGTACATAGGCAAGCCCATAATGGACGATGTATTCCTTAAGGTAGCTGTACTGTCAACAGGAGCAGAGACAACCCTTAACACCCAACTGGTAGGTGACTATAACTTCCCGAACGTAATGGTAGCAACCGCGGTAGGTCTACACTTTGGTATCGGCATCGACAGCATCAAAGAAGCAATCGCCAACTACTCACCCGACAACAGTCGTTCTCAGTGGCTGCAAAAAGGCTCTAATAAGGTCATCCTTGACGCCTATAACGCAAACCCTACCAGCATGCGCGCAGCTATCCAGAATTTTGCTGCTGCACACCTCACAGATAAAATGCTGTGGCTGGGTGGCATGAAAGAGATGGGCCCTGATGAACAAAAAGAGCATAAGGAGCTCGTAGACTTCATCAACCAATACCAATGGAAAAACGTGCTACTGGTAGGTAAGGAATTCAATGGGCTCAATGGCGACTACCAGAGGTTCGATACATCAGCCGAGGCCGCTGAGTTCGTTAAGGCTAATCAACCAAACGATGCCGCCATCCTCATCAAAGGCTCACGGGGAAGTAAGATGGAAGTGTTGCTGGAAGCGCTGCCGGCCTAG
- a CDS encoding cell division protein ZapA, giving the protein MSDQLISINVWLAGRSYRIRIKPHEEEAVRKAVKVADDKIIEMRTHYAGKDDQDFIAMCLLMYAADSAIESHHNPVAQSEINNLIKKIDAALY; this is encoded by the coding sequence ATGTCAGACCAACTCATTTCGATCAACGTATGGCTGGCCGGGCGTAGTTACCGGATACGCATCAAGCCGCATGAAGAAGAGGCGGTGCGTAAGGCTGTGAAGGTTGCCGATGATAAGATCATAGAGATGCGTACGCATTACGCCGGTAAAGACGACCAGGATTTCATTGCTATGTGCCTGCTCATGTACGCTGCAGATAGTGCCATAGAGTCGCACCACAACCCGGTTGCGCAGTCTGAAATAAATAATTTGATCAAAAAGATAGACGCAGCCCTCTACTAG
- a CDS encoding lipoprotein signal peptidase yields the protein MKYRSALLIVFLIIVADQLLKFYIKTNFYYGQEVNILGHWFRLHFIENEGMAFGMKLGNADLGKLVLTLFRLCAVAFGFYLLKRIVDRRYTRGAIVCGALILAGALGNLIDSIFYGQIFTESTFHRAQLVAFGQGYGKLFHGRVVDMLYFPLIDTTWPKWMPMIGGRELVFFEPVFNLADAAISTGVLVLLFFQKRFVHTRISTPKTKKPETVTN from the coding sequence GTGAAATATCGTAGCGCCTTACTGATCGTTTTCCTGATAATAGTTGCCGACCAGCTGCTTAAGTTCTATATCAAGACCAATTTCTATTATGGCCAGGAGGTGAACATACTGGGCCATTGGTTCAGGCTGCATTTTATAGAGAATGAGGGTATGGCTTTCGGTATGAAGCTGGGTAATGCCGATCTGGGTAAGCTGGTACTTACGCTATTCAGGCTTTGTGCAGTGGCGTTCGGTTTCTACCTGCTCAAGCGTATTGTTGACAGGCGCTATACCCGCGGCGCTATCGTTTGCGGTGCGTTGATCCTTGCAGGTGCGCTCGGCAACCTGATCGACAGTATCTTCTACGGCCAGATATTCACGGAGAGCACTTTCCACAGGGCGCAGCTTGTGGCATTTGGCCAGGGATATGGTAAGTTATTCCACGGCAGGGTAGTAGACATGCTTTATTTCCCGCTTATAGACACTACATGGCCTAAATGGATGCCTATGATAGGCGGTAGGGAACTGGTGTTCTTTGAGCCTGTATTCAACCTTGCCGATGCTGCTATCTCTACGGGGGTACTGGTGCTGCTGTTCTTCCAGAAGCGATTTGTGCACACACGCATTTCGACCCCTAAAACAAAAAAGCCTGAAACGGTAACCAACTAG
- a CDS encoding electron transfer flavoprotein subunit alpha/FixB family protein produces the protein MSVIVLAEHAQGSFKKKAFEAIQYASGIAQTLGTSVTAVVLGTASEAALQQLGAYGAQKVLHVSDARLDNLNSRAYTKALIAAAEKEGAKVIIATHDVTGRAVAPRVAARLKAGLIAGAVSHPDTSKGFVIKKNVFAGKGIAYLNITSDVKVVTLMPNTFPVKKGEGTAAVEALSVSFDDKDFGVTVKEVNKVTGAVPLAEAELVVSGGRGMKGPENWGVLEDLAGSLGAALACSRPVADSHWRPHHEHVGQTGGTIRPNLYIAVGISGAIQHLAGVNSSKTIVVINKDPEAPFFKAADYGIIGDALEVVPKLTAAVKKFKESQN, from the coding sequence ATGTCAGTTATCGTTTTAGCAGAACACGCACAGGGAAGCTTTAAAAAGAAAGCTTTCGAAGCGATACAATACGCGTCAGGCATCGCTCAAACCCTGGGTACTTCAGTTACTGCTGTAGTACTGGGTACAGCCAGCGAAGCTGCCCTGCAACAACTGGGTGCTTATGGCGCTCAAAAAGTGTTGCACGTATCAGATGCTCGCCTGGACAACCTCAACTCACGTGCTTATACAAAAGCTTTGATCGCTGCCGCTGAAAAAGAAGGCGCAAAAGTGATCATCGCTACTCACGATGTTACCGGCAGGGCAGTAGCTCCCCGCGTAGCAGCTCGTTTGAAAGCTGGTCTTATCGCAGGCGCGGTATCACACCCTGATACTTCTAAAGGCTTCGTGATCAAGAAGAACGTATTTGCAGGTAAAGGCATCGCTTACCTGAACATCACTAGTGATGTAAAAGTGGTTACACTGATGCCGAACACTTTCCCTGTAAAGAAAGGCGAAGGCACTGCTGCTGTTGAAGCGCTGAGCGTAAGCTTTGATGACAAAGACTTCGGCGTAACAGTAAAAGAAGTGAACAAAGTAACAGGCGCAGTACCACTGGCAGAAGCTGAACTGGTAGTATCAGGCGGCCGCGGTATGAAAGGTCCTGAGAACTGGGGTGTGCTGGAAGACCTGGCAGGCAGCCTGGGTGCAGCGCTGGCTTGCTCTCGTCCTGTGGCAGATTCACACTGGCGTCCTCACCACGAGCACGTAGGTCAGACAGGTGGTACCATCCGTCCTAACCTGTATATCGCTGTGGGTATCTCTGGTGCCATCCAGCACCTGGCCGGTGTAAACTCTTCTAAAACGATCGTTGTCATCAACAAAGACCCTGAAGCGCCATTCTTCAAAGCCGCAGATTATGGCATCATTGGCGATGCGCTGGAAGTGGTTCCAAAGCTGACAGCAGCAGTTAAGAAGTTCAAAGAAAGCCAGAACTAA